TCTTCTTGTAGTAGTCCTGCAGGAAGTCAATAACTTTCTGGTGTTCTTCGTTGAGTTCTTTGATACCTTCGCCTTCTTTGCAGAAGTCAACCCACTCGGGGCACCAGTCTTCAAACTTCAGGAGGAAACCATCTTCATCAACGTCAAAGCTTTTGCCCATGAATTCTACGAGAGCCATAATAATACTCCTAGGAATATTTACATTTAGTAATATAGGTCCGGACTAAGCCGAACCAGCCATATCCAAAAACAGCGATCCGCTGCTTCACAACTATTTTTTCAGCGCAAAATCTCTATACGTTTTTGCTCAAATTGAAATAAGCCTCTAACTCGGTTCTTGTCAATAAAGTTCTGATTAGAACCACACAAAATGACAATTTATTTATCGAGTAATTCCTGAAGATGCGGCAGAGCATATTCAAGGGAAGGATCAAGCTCCAGCGCTGTGGTCAAATATTCAATGGCTTCATCATCTTCACCCATAAATTTATGACACAACCCCAGATTGGCAAGATCTGAAGCAGACCCGCTATCCAGAGCAAGAGCCGCCTTGAAATCAACCGCAGCCAGCGCATAGTCCTTGCCTTTAAATTTAGCCACGCCGCGCAGGTTGAAGTATTCCTTGGCCTCGTCATCAAACTCGATAGCCCGATCAAGGTAAGGAATCGTTTCCGGCCACCTCTCCTCAAGCGAGAGGGCGTAAGCGGTGTAAAATGCAGACAGGGCCTTTTCTTCATCAGCAGGCTGCATCTCTACCGCAATGCTGAACATATCCACTGCACTGGAAGTATCCCCGCCACGCAGAGCCAGCATGCCCTCAAAGAAAGGAACAAAATAAGGTTCACCATAAATATCAGAAATCACGTCCAGACCGTCACCGGCAATGTCGAGAGCAACCTTCTCGGAAAGAATACGTCCTACAAAAAGACCGAGGCTGGCGTGCGGGGTACGCTCACGAAAATCAAATCCGGGCACAAAATTGTAGTTTGCAGGCACTCCCAGTTCAGGATGAGTGGTATCCACAGTGTACAAAGTGTACCCCTTTTCTTCCAACTGAGCGGCGAACAGCTTCAGCTCGTCATAAATATCACCACTTTCAACGGACGGCAGGGAGTTCATCTTCACACACTGACCTGCTCCCAGCCAACCGGTCTGCTCGATCTCAGTAAATTTGGGCAACCCTGATGCTTCATATACACGTCCGGTTTCAAAATCCCCGGCCAACTGCGCAACCTCGGTAAAAGCACGAATAGCAGCCTTGCACGGAGAAGCGGAAGTACCGGCGGTAAAAACAATCTCACTCATACCCGGAAAACTGGAGGGGTCCCATGCGGTGACCGCCACCGTAGGCAGAGGCATACCAAACGAAAAGTCGTTGATGATGTATTTGATTTCGTTGTCATCAAAGCATTTGCAAAGATTAGAAAGAACTTCGTCTTCACAGGAAGCCGGGTCGATCACCGGAACTTCAGGGCGTTCACGGTCAATCACTGCGCAGACATGCCTTTCAACCAGCTCGCTTGCCCCCTGAAGCACTGACTCTTCAGGAGTATTTCCCGCAGAAGAACCGTTAAACTCGTTAAGAATCTTAAACCAGTCAAGCGGCACATACTCTTCTTCACCGGTATGCACATTCAGTGCGGGATAGAAATGCCAGCGCACCAGATCGAGAATAACCCGCGCCTTTCCGGGGTCCATTTCCTCATCCACGGATTGCAGAATCTTCTCAATGGAAATAACCTTACCGGGCCAGAGCTCCTCTGCTTCACTGTAAGTGGCGAGGGTAAAATTATCCGGCTTGGACCAGAAGCTGAAAAAGCTGAACCGTTCCACCAACTCCATCAGTGCAGAGGCTTCAGCCTGTGCCACAGATGCACCCTTGCCCATCTGCTTACGGGTGGGCATCACTTCGCGGGCTTCGTCACCGCACTCGCTAATAAAAACAGGGATGCCGAGACGTCCCGTATCAATCTTACGCGTGCATTTCAAAACACCGTTGCACTTTTCTTCCAGCAGTGCCTTAACCCGGGAAACGGTCTCCTCAGGGCTGACCGCCTTATCCTGATCCTTAGAGTAAACTTTAGGGCACGATTTAAGTTCCAGCATTACTTCACTCCCATCCTGACCAAAGAAACGATAGACTTACCTTCATCAGCATTTCCGGCAAAAGGAACTTCCTGCTTCATCAGGCGGTAGCTGTCCTTGGTCTGCTCAAAAAATTTCTTACCGCCGCGCTTTTTATCCATGGCCAGCAAAACCTCGGAATCCTTTGCTTCAACCAGATGTTTAGCAATGAATCCGGGCAGAGATTCGGCAACATCATCGCGATGAAGGATCTCACAACCCATAATATAATTGAATTTTTCTTCCAAATTGGTCTCAGAAAAATCAACCTTATGCATGCTGATTTTTTCATCAAGCTTGTTGCGGGAAACATTCAACCGGGCAAAAAGCAGAGCATCGTCATCAGTATCAGCAAGCACAACTTCATAACCGCGACTGGCCGCAATCATACCGCACAGCCCGCCA
The window above is part of the Marinifilum sp. JC120 genome. Proteins encoded here:
- the tusE gene encoding TusE/DsrC/DsvC family sulfur relay protein encodes the protein MALVEFMGKSFDVDEDGFLLKFEDWCPEWVDFCKEGEGIKELNEEHQKVIDFLQDYYKKNGIAPMVRILSKVTGFKLKHIYELFPSGPGKGACKMAGLPKPTGCV
- a CDS encoding methyltransferase, with amino-acid sequence MKNIALQSVATFDELLAAARNKFGAIKFEEVKVGDHIFELAQIADMPAYLDKLVNKARGGKKIDLPLWAKIWPSSLVLGFYALKFKAVEGAKFLEVGTDGGLCGMIAASRGYEVVLADTDDDALLFARLNVSRNKLDEKISMHKVDFSETNLEEKFNYIMGCEILHRDDVAESLPGFIAKHLVEAKDSEVLLAMDKKRGGKKFFEQTKDSYRLMKQEVPFAGNADEGKSIVSLVRMGVK